From a region of the Caldivirga sp. genome:
- the secY gene encoding preprotein translocase subunit SecY has translation MASKRFIELVEPLLTLMPTVPRPNRPVTLGSRLIWTFLAATVYLLLSVTPLYGIVASSSSPLFNPLVAIIFASTNGTLAQLGIGPIIIAGIIMELVAFSELMDVDLNDPQDQARFTALTKLVAVVIAMFEGAFIMSTHQLTVANAGLAFVVWLQMLFGAVIVILLDDLISKGWGIGSGISLFILISIIRSIFQSTFMPVTVGAGELLGIVPALVAAIYNAAVSHTLVPLLSIIYRFNLPGLVGLISTIVLGGFIAYVELMEVRIPLSFVQYGGYKMSYPFKVMYVSVLPIIFTAYTVALIYNGLYFVWATYNPHNANALLNSIACIRVITTAKFGTVNEPCPTSLIYYFTVIPYNMTPQYVVVHILMYVALSVVFAYLWVNLAGLSAEDQARTMVSSGLSIPGFRASARSLAIHLKRYVNSLTFTSGLLAGFIAALGDILGVYGTGIGLILMVEIIIQYYTIAMQEQLFEAYPGLKRILGVE, from the coding sequence GTGGCGTCCAAGCGATTCATAGAGTTAGTGGAACCGCTCTTAACGCTAATGCCCACTGTCCCTAGGCCTAATAGGCCTGTTACGCTGGGCAGTAGGTTAATATGGACTTTCCTAGCGGCCACAGTCTACCTACTCCTATCAGTAACCCCACTGTACGGTATTGTAGCATCATCAAGTAGCCCGCTCTTTAACCCACTTGTGGCTATAATATTCGCTTCAACTAACGGTACCCTAGCACAGTTAGGTATAGGCCCAATAATAATAGCTGGCATAATAATGGAGCTTGTTGCGTTCTCGGAATTGATGGATGTTGATTTAAATGATCCCCAGGATCAGGCAAGATTCACGGCATTAACGAAACTTGTTGCTGTGGTAATAGCAATGTTTGAGGGTGCCTTCATAATGTCAACTCATCAGTTAACAGTGGCTAATGCCGGATTAGCCTTCGTCGTATGGCTTCAAATGCTCTTCGGGGCGGTAATAGTAATACTGCTTGATGACCTAATATCTAAGGGTTGGGGTATCGGAAGCGGCATATCGCTCTTCATATTAATAAGCATAATTAGGTCAATATTCCAGTCCACATTCATGCCGGTAACTGTTGGCGCAGGGGAATTACTAGGTATTGTACCAGCTCTCGTAGCGGCAATATACAATGCCGCAGTTTCTCATACGCTTGTACCATTATTATCAATAATCTACAGGTTTAACCTACCTGGCTTAGTAGGGTTAATTTCAACAATAGTTTTAGGTGGATTCATAGCGTACGTTGAGTTAATGGAGGTTAGGATACCATTATCCTTTGTTCAGTATGGTGGCTACAAGATGTCGTACCCATTCAAGGTAATGTATGTCTCAGTTTTACCGATAATATTCACAGCGTACACAGTTGCCTTAATATACAATGGACTCTACTTCGTCTGGGCAACCTACAATCCCCATAATGCAAACGCCCTATTAAACTCAATAGCCTGCATAAGGGTTATTACAACAGCTAAGTTCGGCACCGTTAATGAACCATGCCCCACATCCCTAATATACTACTTCACCGTGATACCCTATAACATGACCCCTCAGTACGTGGTCGTCCACATACTTATGTATGTAGCATTATCTGTAGTATTCGCATACCTGTGGGTTAACCTAGCTGGATTAAGCGCTGAGGATCAAGCCAGGACAATGGTTTCAAGTGGCCTATCAATACCCGGCTTCAGGGCATCTGCAAGGTCGCTGGCAATACACTTGAAGAGGTACGTTAACTCCTTAACATTCACCAGTGGCTTACTGGCAGGTTTCATTGCTGCCTTAGGGGATATCCTAGGGGTTTACGGTACTGGAATAGGGCTAATACTAATGGTGGAGATAATAATACAGTACTACACGATAGCCATGCAGGAGCAGCTATTCGAGGCTTACCCAGGACTTAAGAGAATTCTTGGGGTTGAATGA
- a CDS encoding TIGR00269 family protein, producing MVTLCDRCGVREARYLKASSGEKLCLNCLFSSIEDTVARTVRRYRLIVSGDRVGIAVSGGKDSLVLMYLLGKLRRLGRIPKDVELIAFSIDEGQPYSCVRRANSTDYVAKLTEEFNIGYRVFRFSELFGVTAFDIAQGLWGKGVNAHMCTICGVMRRRAMNIVGKMLNLTKIATGHNLDDEAQTVLLNVTSNDIKRFAWFGATPSNDVVEEEFIPRIKPLRFIREEEVALYAYYHGIPLMTIECPFVYNNPRYELKFTLARWERDNPNVKYSMVSFGDELSRMINERFKGQVKLNKCTYCGFPTSGNVCRVCDLLKQAGLLEKYLGHIRLTSTQQGA from the coding sequence ATGGTTACTTTATGTGATAGGTGCGGTGTTAGGGAGGCAAGGTACCTTAAGGCATCCAGTGGTGAGAAACTATGCTTAAACTGCCTATTCAGCTCCATTGAGGATACTGTAGCTAGGACGGTGAGGAGATATAGGTTAATAGTAAGTGGTGATAGGGTTGGTATAGCTGTAAGTGGTGGTAAAGACAGCCTAGTGCTAATGTATTTGTTGGGTAAGTTGAGGAGACTGGGTAGGATACCTAAGGATGTTGAGTTAATAGCCTTCAGTATTGATGAGGGACAACCCTACAGTTGCGTTAGGAGGGCTAACTCAACGGATTATGTAGCTAAGTTAACTGAGGAATTCAACATAGGGTATAGGGTGTTCAGGTTCAGTGAATTATTTGGAGTAACGGCGTTCGACATTGCCCAGGGATTATGGGGGAAGGGTGTTAATGCTCACATGTGCACCATATGCGGTGTCATGAGGCGGAGGGCAATGAATATTGTAGGTAAGATGCTTAACTTAACTAAGATAGCCACGGGGCATAATCTTGATGATGAGGCTCAAACCGTGCTCCTCAACGTAACTAGTAATGATATTAAGCGCTTCGCTTGGTTTGGAGCCACCCCAAGTAATGATGTTGTTGAGGAGGAGTTCATACCTAGGATTAAGCCCCTGAGGTTCATTAGGGAGGAGGAGGTGGCCTTATACGCCTACTACCATGGGATACCGTTAATGACCATTGAATGCCCCTTTGTTTACAATAATCCACGCTATGAACTTAAATTCACCCTAGCCAGGTGGGAGAGGGATAATCCAAACGTTAAGTACTCCATGGTGTCCTTTGGTGATGAGCTCTCAAGGATGATTAATGAGAGGTTTAAGGGGCAGGTTAAGCTCAATAAATGCACCTACTGTGGTTTCCCAACCTCAGGGAACGTGTGCAGGGTATGTGACCTACTTAAACAGGCTGGGTTACTTGAAAAGTACTTAGGTCACATAAGGCTCACGAGCACTCAACAAGGCGCGTAA